One genomic segment of Sminthopsis crassicaudata isolate SCR6 chromosome 2, ASM4859323v1, whole genome shotgun sequence includes these proteins:
- the LOC141552765 gene encoding olfactory receptor 11G2-like → MNITNTNSSSNTAGFILLGFPCSREIQIFLFVLFLIIYILTVIGNGSIICAVHWDQRLHSPMYILLANFSFLEIWYVTSTVPNMLVNFLSKTKTISFSGCFLQFYFFFSLGTTECFFLAIMAFDRYLAICRPLHYPTIMTGHLCTCLVVNCWLFGFLWFLVPIILISQLSFCGSKVIDHFLCDPGPLLALTCTRVSLIEFTCSILSSLLLFVPFIYIMGTYALVLRAVLKVPSAAGRYKAFSTCGSHLAVVSLFYGSVMVMYVKPTSGHEAGTQKTVTLFYSVVTPFLNPLIYSLRNKEVKDALRKFLDNKN, encoded by the coding sequence ATGAATATCACCAACACCAACAGCTCCAGTAATACAGCTGGTTTCATTCTCCTTGGATTTCCCTGTAGCAGAGAGATTCAGATCTTCCTCTTTGTACTGTTCCTCATTATCTACATCCTGACCGTTATAGGAAATGGTTCTATCATATGTGCTGTACACTGGGACCAACGTCTTCACAGCCCCATGTACATCCTTTTGGCCAACTTTTCTTTCCTGGAAATCTGGTATGTCACTTCTACTGTCCCCAATATGTTGGTCAACTTTCTCTCTAAAACCaagactatttccttctctggatgcttCCTccagttctatttcttcttctctttaggTACTACAGAATGCTTTTTTCTGGCCATTATGGCATTTGATCGGTATCTGGCCATCTGCCGACCTCTACATTATCCTACTATCATGACAGGACATCTCTGCACCTGCCTGGTGGTCAATTGCTGGTTGTTTGGCTTCCTCTGGTTCCTGGTTCCCATTATCCTCATCTCCCAATTGTCTTTCTGTGGCTCCAAAGTCATTGACCATTTTCTATGTGACCCAGGCCCACTGCTAGCTCTAACCTGCACCAGGGTGTCTTTGATAGAGTTTACCTGTTCTATCTTGAGTTCTTTGCTCCTGTTTGTACCCTTCATCTACATCATGGGAACATATGCTCTGGTCCTGAGAGCTGTATTGAAAGTTCCTTCAGCAGCTGGTAGGTATAAAGCCTTCTCCACCTGTGGGTCCCATTTGGCTGTGGTATCACTGTTCTATGGCTCTGTGATGGTGATGTATGTGAAACCAACATCAGGCCATGAAGCTGGAACCCAGAAGACTGTGACCCTTTTTTATTCTGTGGTAACCCCATTCTTAAATCCTTTGATCTACAGCCTTAGGAATAAGGAAGTGAAGGATGCCCTGAGGAAATTTCTGGATAATAAGAATTAA